A stretch of DNA from Natrinema sp. HArc-T2:
CCGAACGGCGACAGTGACCTGCGGGCCGGTCATGCCACTCGAGACGTCGGCGTCGACGACGTATTCGTTGGGGAGGAACTCGCGTGTGCGCGCAGCGATCCGCGAGACGTCGCGGTGAAGCAGTCGTTTCTGCGCACTCGAGAGGTCCGGAACGTCCGCCGCGGCACGCTGCCCAGCCCCAGTCTCGCCCGGTAGCCCTGCGTACGGCGTATTTCCGTTCATGAGAAGTGTGTACCCGTAGCAACGAACTGCCGGGTGAAAAGGGTTCGCCTTCAAGCAGTCTACAGGATCGGCTCGCTTTCGCCGTACACCGCGAGGACGACGGCGGTCGTGTATCGGCCCGAATCGGCCTGGTGGCTCTCGACGGCGATGCGTGGCTCGGTAAACACCCAGTCGCGCAGGTTCTGGCCCGCGGCGAGCCCTTCGCGGACCCGGCGCTCGACGTCCTCACGGTCCATCTCGCCGGACGTCTCGTAGAATAGTCCAGGACCGTCGTCGACTGACTGAGACCACGCGAGCGCGGCGCTCGCGCGACCGGGACCAGCGGTTGTCGCCCGGGCTTCGACGACAGTCAAGCGCTCGCCGGCAGGGCCGAGATCGGGGGCAGTACCGACAGCTTCGACGTGGGTCTCGGCGGGGATCACCGAGGACACCGAAACGAGGTTGTAGTTCTCGACGCCGGCGTCGGCGAGCGCGGCGTCGTAGGACGACATCGCCGTGGGGCCCGATGCGGTTCCCCAGACGACTCGAATCGTGCTCATACTCGTTCTCGGGGCCGGGCAGCGTAAGGCGTTGCGATTCATTCGAGCGACAGTAATACCAATTGTTATCACCGAGACGATCGAAGTGTTAGGAAACTATGGTCTTTGACCGCCGATCCCTGCTTGGGAGTGCCGTTGCGCTCTCGATCCCAGCCCTCTCGGGGTGTGTTCGTTTCCAAGGAAAACAGGGCACCGACCCTGACTCAGTGCAGGCAAGTGGCCAAGGTGCAGGTGCTGCGGATGTCTCCGTCCATAACCTCCACGATGAGCCGGTCACGATCTCGATTCACGCCGAGAACATCGAAGAGAATAGGAATCAGGAAGACGAGGTTCCGATCGCCGAAACGGTA
This window harbors:
- a CDS encoding DUF5811 family protein, whose product is MNGNTPYAGLPGETGAGQRAAADVPDLSSAQKRLLHRDVSRIAARTREFLPNEYVVDADVSSGMTGPQVTVAVRPPVGHPVSAGFTPDLEDAVAAEEVITDDERDEVARGLAASAALQVKQAVSNSVRPTGK
- a CDS encoding pyruvoyl-dependent arginine decarboxylase; translation: MSTIRVVWGTASGPTAMSSYDAALADAGVENYNLVSVSSVIPAETHVEAVGTAPDLGPAGERLTVVEARATTAGPGRASAALAWSQSVDDGPGLFYETSGEMDREDVERRVREGLAAGQNLRDWVFTEPRIAVESHQADSGRYTTAVVLAVYGESEPIL